In uncultured Desulfuromonas sp., the genomic stretch TGCCAATTTTCGCGTCGGGCGGTTTAAAGAAGCCCAGCGCAATTATCCCAATAACACGCCGTGTCGCCTGGTGCTGCAGGAACTGTACATCACTGAGGAGGAACTGGGCGTGCTGATGGTCAACAGCCGACATGCCGATCTCGATCACGAACTTAAGGACGGCGATATTGTCTCCATCTTTCCCCTGGTTGGAGGCGGTTAACATGTCGGAAGTTCGCGCCAGTGTAGAATGCTGTGTGAGTGACGGCATGATCAGTTGGAGCGATCAGCTGACCATCGCCCGCCAATACGGTGTCAGCGTTGCATACATCGAAGCCGTGGCATTGGAACGCGGCATTCTGCCGGCGCGCTATCAGCGCAACCGCAAGATGCTCAATTGCCGCGATCAGTTGGCACTGTTCAGTAGCCATGTCGCGGTGGTTGGTTGCGGCGGCCTGGGTGGCTACATCATCGAAGAGCTGGCCCGCATCGGCGTCGGCCACCTGACCGTGGTTGATCCCGACTTTTTTGAAGAACACAACCTCAATCGCCAGGTCCTGTCCACCCCGACAGACCTCGGTCATGACAAAGTTGTCGTAGCAGCACGCCGCGTGGCGGAGGTCAACCCGGCCGTGACTGTCACCCCGGTTGTCAAGGCACTGTCCCGTACAAACGGGTGCGGACTGCTGGCTGGTGCCCAGGTTGTGGTAGACGGGCTCGACAATATCGATACCCGTCTGGAACTGTCCGAAGTATGTGAAATCCTGGAG encodes the following:
- a CDS encoding HesA/MoeB/ThiF family protein codes for the protein MSEVRASVECCVSDGMISWSDQLTIARQYGVSVAYIEAVALERGILPARYQRNRKMLNCRDQLALFSSHVAVVGCGGLGGYIIEELARIGVGHLTVVDPDFFEEHNLNRQVLSTPTDLGHDKVVVAARRVAEVNPAVTVTPVVKALSRTNGCGLLAGAQVVVDGLDNIDTRLELSEVCEILELPLVHGAIAGWYGHVTSQMPGDKSLQTLYAEKQRPKGIEGSLGNPSFTPSLIASVQVAEVIKILLNHGEPLRHRLFTIDLLDMECTETPL
- a CDS encoding MoaD/ThiS family protein — its product is MMNITVKLFANFRVGRFKEAQRNYPNNTPCRLVLQELYITEEELGVLMVNSRHADLDHELKDGDIVSIFPLVGGG